In Brevibacillus brevis NBRC 100599, a single genomic region encodes these proteins:
- a CDS encoding helix-turn-helix transcriptional regulator produces MSQQNSYTTEEIAKILRISKLTVYDLIKKGELPAYRVGRQMRVDESDLEAYKAKAKGVYRQASAVSIPQTEQAQQSARYEQTGTGRNIIISGQDVSLDLLAGHLEKKDEAYRPLRSYVGSLNSLVAMYTGKADIVSTHLYDGDTNEYNVPYIRRILCGHRFVVINMLSRWAGFYVQAGNPKQIKAWSDFTKPGIRMVNREKGSGARTLIEEQFRLAKIAGSDVIGYEREESNHLAVAGVVARREADVGVGIEKAASLVGVEFVPTVRERYDLVLLKNKDNEQLIQAVLDVLGSRPFQKELEAVGGYDLSQTGKIMYETW; encoded by the coding sequence ATGAGTCAACAAAATTCTTACACCACCGAAGAAATAGCGAAAATTTTACGTATTTCCAAGCTGACGGTCTACGATCTCATAAAAAAAGGAGAGCTGCCCGCATATCGCGTCGGTCGGCAAATGCGCGTAGACGAAAGTGATCTGGAAGCGTACAAGGCGAAGGCAAAGGGAGTATACAGACAAGCCTCAGCCGTCAGCATCCCGCAGACAGAACAAGCCCAACAATCGGCACGATATGAGCAGACTGGTACAGGCCGCAATATCATTATTAGCGGGCAGGATGTGAGCTTGGACCTACTGGCGGGGCATTTGGAGAAAAAGGATGAGGCATACCGACCGCTTCGCTCGTACGTGGGCTCACTGAACAGCCTCGTGGCAATGTATACGGGTAAGGCTGATATCGTCAGCACGCACTTGTACGATGGGGATACCAATGAATACAATGTCCCGTATATTCGTCGCATTTTGTGTGGGCATCGTTTTGTTGTCATCAATATGTTGTCACGTTGGGCCGGATTCTACGTCCAGGCAGGCAATCCAAAACAGATCAAAGCATGGAGCGATTTTACGAAGCCGGGCATTCGCATGGTCAATCGGGAAAAAGGGTCCGGTGCACGCACGTTGATTGAAGAGCAGTTTCGACTGGCAAAGATAGCGGGGAGTGACGTGATTGGCTATGAACGGGAAGAGTCCAATCATCTGGCTGTCGCAGGAGTAGTAGCCCGGCGCGAAGCAGATGTAGGAGTGGGCATTGAAAAGGCGGCTTCACTCGTGGGAGTGGAGTTTGTCCCAACTGTGCGTGAGCGATATGACCTCGTCTTGTTGAAAAACAAGGACAACGAGCAGCTCATTCAGGCTGTTCTTGATGTTCTCGGGTCGCGTCCATTTCAAAAGGAATTAGAAGCAGTCGGGGGCTATGATCTTAGCCAGACCGGAAAAATTATGTACGAAACCTGGTAA